GTCCTGAAAAATTCATCTTATGAAAACTACCAGGATGTTTATCCTAAAATCATGGGAAAAACCGTCTTCTTCGGTGATTTACACCACCATACCGCCTATTCTGATGGCATTGGAGATCCTGACGAATACTACACCCGGGCCCGGAATCTTTTCGGTGACGATTTTTTCTGCCTGACCGATCATGATCACTTTGTGTGCCGTCCCATGCAACCGGGGGACTGGCAGATGATGAAAGATGTGGCGGATTATTACAATGTCAATGACGCCTTTGCGACTTTTTACGGTATTGAATGGACGACAGGCCGTTACCCCAACAAGGGATATGGACACCGAAATATCTATGCCGTTGATCCTGCAATGCCTCTTATCGATCATACCCGGGAGCCCTGGAAGACATCGAAGGATCTTTTGAAAAAAATCCGGACTTTTGACGGCATTGCCGTTCCTCATCACACCGGATGGACCGGCACAGACTGGGAGAATGCAGATGATGTCAGTCAGCCCCTCTGTGAGATTATTTCAAATCACGGTGCCTATGAATTTATGGGAAACCGCCCCATTCAGCACCGGGGTGGGAAAAAGGGCTGTTTTATGCAGGATGGTCTGGCGGGTGGACACAAATTCGGAGTGATTGGCAGTACAGATTCTCATGGGCTCATCTGGCATCACAGAGCCGGGTACAAACGGAATTGCATCCGGAGCGGACTGACAGCGGTTATTGCAGAAAAATTGAACCGTGAAAGTCTTTTTCAGGCGATGAAGCACCGGCATACCTATGCAACATCCGGTATCAAACTGTTTTTACGATTTGAATGTGAAAACAACATGCAGGGTGATGTGATGACCTCTCATCGTGTTCCGGAATTTTCTGTGGAATGTATATCACCTGATCCTATCCTGCGTATTGTCCTTGTGAAAAATAATTCGGATGTTTACGAATATGGAGGGGATGGTTTACGATCACGCTTTACCTGGACAGATCCGGATCCCTTACCCGGCCAGGAGAGCTGGTATTATCTGAGGGTTACGACAGTTTCCGGCGAGATGGCCTGGAGCAGTCCTATATGGATTACTCCTCTGATTTGAGTCCATCTAATGTGACAAGGGACTCATTTCACTTAAAAAACTTGATTTAGGAACCCTGATTATTGTATTTTGTTTTATATTGAAAAATAACAGGGAGGTTACCATGGCGAAAGGTGCAAAAGGATTCGGTGCAAAAATTGCTCACCGGGCCAAAGATAAAAGCAATGCCATTCTTGTAAAAGTGTATAAACCTGTAAAAGGAGCCCATGCCGGTGTTAAGTTTAAAACCAGGATGGTAACAGTTGAAGATAAAAGTGAATTGGATAAAATGAAATAGGGGAGCCCGGCTCCCCTTTTTGTGGGATAATATATCATCGCTGTAAACAGAAGGGATTTTACATGAAATATGCATCAGTCATTTTAACGTTTTGTCTGGCGGGCTATCTGATAGCCCAGGATTATCAGCAAGGGATGGAAGATGATATGGAGGCTTTTCGCCGCTTTCAACAACAGGATGAAGAGGCATTTTCAGATTTTCAGAAAAAGGACAGAGAAGCTTTTGAGGCATTCAAGAAAAAAGTTGAAAAGGAGTGGGGGGATTTTATATCATCCACGCCCAATGACTGGGTGGAATACTCGGAAGATTTGCAAAACCGCTCCAAAGTTGATTTTGAAAAGGGTGAAGTGACCATTGAGGTCCTTGTGGATAAAAACGAAGCGAAAAATGAAAAAGTAGTTAAAGAAAAACTCGCCAAAGCAGTAGAACATGTAGCCACCACCCGAGCCAAAGCTCAGGATTTTCCGGGGCAGACTGCAGAGAAAAAACCAGTCACCCCTAAACCGGTCCTTCATGACCAGTTGAAAACTCCGGATGGGAAAAAAGTCACATCTCAGAATGCCAAAACCTTTGCCCAGGAAGTTGTAAAAAAAGAGGCGGTAAAACCCAAACCGGTCAAAGGTAACCCGGATAAGGTGAAAGTTCAGATCTCCCTGGCCCTTGCACCGGATCATATACAAACCCGGGCGAAGGATTATATCCCATCAGTTAAAAAATATGCATCCAAATATAATATTGATCCGGCATTGATTCTGGCTGTGATACATACTGAATCCCATTTTAATCCCAAAGCACGATCCCATATCCCTGCTTACGGACTTATGCAGCTGGTTCCCTGGAGTGGAGCTAAAGACGCCAACCGCTTTCTTTTTAATAAAGATGAAGATGTTTCTGCCGGAGACCTGTACGATCCTGATAAAAACATTCAGTTTGGTGTTGCTTATATTTATCTCCTTCAGAACCGCTATTTTAAAAAAATTACGGATCCCCAGGTGAAAACCTATTGCACGATTACAGCTTACAATGCCGGCGCCGGTAATGTCAGCAGGGCTTTTATCGGAAATACCAATCTTCCCAAGGCGATTCCCACCATCAATACCTATTCACCGGACCGGGCATATAATCAGCTCAAGAATAAAATGTCCACGGAAGAAGCGCGGAATTATATCCAAAAAGTGTCCAAACTCCACACCCAGTACAAATCCTGGATGTAGTTTAAATTCCTAAAGCAGTATTTTTCAGGAGAGGTTTTTTGCCTCTCCTTTTTTTATGGATTCACTGATCTATTATCCGGAGGACATTCGGGAATTTTCAGTATCATAACTGTTCCTGAAGGTGAATTGTCTTCCACTTCAATCTGACCCTGATACCGCTCTATGTTCTTCTTTACAATATAGAGTCCTAACCCGGTCCGAGCCCTTGGGCCAAAGGAAAATTCTTCATCGAAAACTCTGTTTTTAATTGTATCTGAAATGCCACTGCCATTGTCGGCAACCCGGATCTCTACAAAAGGCTGATCATGAATGCGGATTGCTTGAATGGAAATATCGATACGGGTTGCTTCACCGTGGGTAACAGAATTTTCGATAAGGTTATCGATCACGGATAGTAAAGCCTCGTCGGCAAAAGCTGTTCCCTGGCCTTGTATATGCCATTCAAGGGCTGGGTATTTTAAACGGACCCGTTTCATGATTTCCGGGATATTCACCGGTTTCAGGGTTCCGGAGGATGCGGTAATCTTCTCAAGCTGTTTCATCCGTTCAATGAGTTCAAGACTCGATTTTGCCTTTTGAATAATGGCATCGAGAAATTCCTCATCTTTTTGTCTTTTATACAATTTTACGGCACTCATCACCGCAGTGTTGTTGTTGGCCAGGTCATGGCGTAATATTTTGTTAATCAGGGATAAATGATCCTGATGCCGTACCACCAGGGCATGTTCTTTTTCTATGACCTGATTTTTATGTTGCAGTGTTTTCAGATAATTTCTCCGCATCCGGTTGATAACAGCCAGGATAATGGTGATGATAATCATGAAAGCAACGATGACGATCAACATATTCCGGATTTGTTTGGCCCGTCGGACAGCAGACGTTTTTTCCAAAATCTCCATGCGACTTTTTTGTCGTTCAAATTCATGCTGTAATTCCTCCATCCGGAATAATACTTCTTCCTCATGCAGGGATTCATTCAGATTAATATAGGCTTCATACATCTCAAGAGCTGCCTGATAATTCCCGTGTTGCTTGTAAATACCGGACAATGCAGAATAAATATCCCGGAGTTCCATCACAGCATGGGCATCTTCGGCAAGAGGCAGGCTTTGCTTCAGATAATCCAGAGCTTTCTCTGTATCACCCACTTTTTGAGCAATCATTCCCAGATTCTTCAAAGCTGAGGCCTGACAGTAAATGTCTTTTTCTTCAATACACAGAGTATAGGATTTTTGTGCTTTTTCCCGGGCTTCTTCTAAATTCCCCTGCTTCAGATGTGTCTCGGCGATGTTGTTTAACACATTGGAGTACAAGTACCTGTTTCCGGTCTCCTTGCTCATGTTGAGAACTTCATTAAAATAAACAAGAGCAGAATCGTAATTTTCCAGATAAAAGTGGACTGCACCCAGATTGGTAGATGCTGTCAGAATCCCCGGGATAAAATCGGAATTTTTATAGAAGTCGTAGACTTCCTGCTGGTATTTATAGGCGATTCCATACTGGCGGAATTGAATATAAATCATGACCAGATTGCTCAAACAGGCGATTTCACCGTTTTTATCTCCCAGTTGTACATAGAGTTTTCTGGATTTATTATAATAATCCACGGCATCTGAAAATTTGCTTTGGGTGGAATACACACTCCCCAGATTCATATACACTACCGCCAGGGCTTCCAGATCATTCTCTTTCAAAAAAATGCCTTCGGCTTGTTTCAACAGCTTCAGGGATTTTTCAAGATTCCCCGATTGCAGTTTCACCGTCCCCAATAAATTATAAATCCGGGCCACTTTAACTGAGTCGTTCACGGCCCGGGCTGTTTTCATGGCCATATCTGCATATTTTAGTGTGCTGTCCAAATTATTGTAGGTGTAGAAAAAATCTCTTGCAAGCTGGTATTCTGCATTGAACCGTTGCGCACCGAAATCTCTGTCATACCGGATGATTTTACGGTAAAAAGACAAAGCTTTTTGTGGATCCACGCTTTGATAATAGTCAGCAGAATCAATCCAGGTTTGA
This window of the Candidatus Neomarinimicrobiota bacterium genome carries:
- the mltC gene encoding membrane-bound lytic murein transglycosylase MltC — protein: MKYASVILTFCLAGYLIAQDYQQGMEDDMEAFRRFQQQDEEAFSDFQKKDREAFEAFKKKVEKEWGDFISSTPNDWVEYSEDLQNRSKVDFEKGEVTIEVLVDKNEAKNEKVVKEKLAKAVEHVATTRAKAQDFPGQTAEKKPVTPKPVLHDQLKTPDGKKVTSQNAKTFAQEVVKKEAVKPKPVKGNPDKVKVQISLALAPDHIQTRAKDYIPSVKKYASKYNIDPALILAVIHTESHFNPKARSHIPAYGLMQLVPWSGAKDANRFLFNKDEDVSAGDLYDPDKNIQFGVAYIYLLQNRYFKKITDPQVKTYCTITAYNAGAGNVSRAFIGNTNLPKAIPTINTYSPDRAYNQLKNKMSTEEARNYIQKVSKLHTQYKSWM